The following proteins are encoded in a genomic region of Nycticebus coucang isolate mNycCou1 chromosome 17, mNycCou1.pri, whole genome shotgun sequence:
- the CPZ gene encoding carboxypeptidase Z isoform X1, which yields MPASAPLLLLLSALAALAALAAAARGCAPARDRAWDPAGECHRPPAAHSATCVDLQLRTCSDAAYNHTTFPTPLEHRSREAVEASSEYILLSVLHHLLEGQCNPDLRLLGCAVLAPRCEGSQALRPCRHVCEGLREACQPAFDAIDMAWPYFLDCYRYFASEGEVCYDPLEKLRAGLEAEEVLPSGLPSTFIRFVHHSYAQMVRVLKRTAARCTHVAKTYSIGRSFDGKDLLVIEFSSRPGQHELMEPEVKLIGNIHGNEVAGREMLIYLAQYLCSEYLLGNPRIQRLINTTRIHLLPSMNPDGYEVAAAEGAGYNGWTSGRQNAQNLDLNRNFPDLTSEYYQLAEARGARTDHIPIPQHYWWGKVAPETKAIMKWMRTIPFVLSASLHGGDLVVSYPFDFSKHPEEEKMFSPTPDEKMFKVLARAYADVHPMMMDKSEHRCGGNFLKRGSIINGADWYSFTGGMSDFNYLYTNCFEITVELGCVKFPPEEALYTLWQHNKEPLLNFMETVHRGIKGVVMDKFGKPVKNARISVKGIRHDVTTAPDGDYWRLLPPGSHIVIAQAPGYSKVIKRVTIPARMKRAGRVDFILQPLGMGPKKSLQGLRRTGPGPHDPLGGGSPRGAPTEPDLDPLGARRQPSASGSKPWWWSYFTSLSPHRPRWLLKY from the exons ATGCCGGCCTCGGccccgctgctgctgctgctctccgCGCTGGCCGCCCTGGCCGCCCTGGCCGCTGCCGCCCGGGGATGCGCGCCTGCCCGGGACCGGGCCTGGGACCCCGCCG GTGAATGCCACAGGCCGCCAGCTGCACATAGCG CCACCTGCGTGGACCTGCAGCTCAGGACCTGCAGCGATGCGGCCTACAACCACACCACCTTCCCCACCCCGCTGGAGCACCGGTCACGGGAGGCCGTGGAGGCCAGCTCCGAATACATCCTGCTGAGCGTCCTGCATCACCTCCTGGAGGGCCAGTGCAACCCGGACCTGCGGCTGCTGGGCTGCGCCGTGCTGGCCCCCCGGTGCGAGGGCAGCCAGGCGCTCAGGCCGTGCCGGCATGTCTGTGAGGGCCTGCGTGAAGCCTGCCAGCCTGCCTTTGATGCCATCGACATGGCCTGGCCCTACTTCCTCGACTGCTACCGCTACTTTGCAAGTGAGGGGGAAGTCTGCTATGACCCACTGGAGAAGCTTCGGG CAGGTCTGGAGGCCGAGGAGGTGCTGCCCTCAGGGCTGCCATCAACCTTCATACGCTTTGTCCACCACTCCTACGCCCAGATGGTGCGTGTGCTGAAGAGGACGGCTGCCCGCTGCACCCACGTGGCCAAGACCTACAGCATTGGGCGCAGCTTTGACGGCAAGGACCTCCTCGTCATTGAGTTCTCCAGCCGCCCAGGCCAGCATGAGCTGA TGGAGCCTGAGGTGAAGCTCATTGGCAACATCCATGGCAATGAAGTGGCGGGGCGGGAGATGCTCATTTACCTGGCCCAGTACCTGTGCTCTGAGTACCTGCTGGGTAACCCCCGGATCCAGCGCCTGATCAACACCACCCGCATCCACCTGTTGCCGTCCATGAACCCTGATGGCTATGAGGTGGcagctgccgaa ggtgctggctacaacGGGTGGACAAGCGGGAGGCAGAACGCACAGAACCTGGACCTGAACCGCAACTTCCCGGATCTGACATCCGAGTACTACCAGCTGGCTGAGGCCCGGGGCGCGCGCACCGACCACATCCCCATCCCGCAGCACTACTGGTGGGGTAAG GTGGCCCCTGAGACCAAGGCAATAATGAAGTGGATGCGGACCATCCCCTTTGTGCTCTCGGCCAGCCTTCACGGGGGGGACCTTGTGGTGTCCTATCCTTTCGACTTCTCCAAGCACCCCGAAGAGGAGAAGATGTTTTCTCCCACACCCGACGAGAAG ATGTTCAAAGTGCTGGCCAGAGCCTATGCGGACGTCCACCCCATGATGATGGACAAGTCGGAGCACAGGTGTGGGGGCAACTTCCTGAAGAGGGGCAGCATCATCAACGGGGCAGACTGGTACAGCTTCACGGGAG GCATGTCCGACTTTAACTACCTGTATACGAACTGCTTTGAGATCACCGTGGAGCTGGGCTGTGTGAAGTTCCCCCCCGAGGAGGCCCTCTACACGCTCTGGCAGCACAACAAGGAGCCGCTCCTGAACTTCATGGAGACA GTGCATCGGGGCATCAAAGGAGTGGTGATGGACAAGTTTGGCAAGCCAGTCAAAAATGCCCGGATCTCAGTGAAAGGCATCCGGCATGATGTCACCACAG CCCCAGATGGTGACTATTGGAGGCTGCTGCCCCCAGGGTCCCACATTGTCATTGCCCAAGCTCCTGGCTACTCCAAGGTCATCAAGAGAGTCACCATCCCTGCCCGGATGAAGAGGGCTGGCCGAGTGGACTTCATTCTGCAGCCTCTGGGGATGGGACCCAAGAAGTCCCTTCAGGGGCTGCGGAGGACTGGGCCTGGGCCCCATGACCCACTGGGAGGTGGCAGCCCTCGGGGGGCACCCACAGAGCCAGACCTCGATCCCCTGGGGGCACGCAGGCAGCCTTCGGCCAGCGGGAGCAAGCCCTGGTGGTGGTCCTATTTCACCTCGCTGAGCCCCCACAGGCCGCGCTGGTTGCTCAAGTACTAG
- the CPZ gene encoding carboxypeptidase Z isoform X2 has product MPASAPLLLLLSALAALAALAAAARGCAPARDRAWDPAGECHRPPAAHSATCVDLQLRTCSDAAYNHTTFPTPLEHRSREAVEASSEYILLSVLHHLLEGQCNPDLRLLGCAVLAPRCEGSQALRPCRHVCEGLREACQPAFDAIDMAWPYFLDCYRYFASEGEVCYDPLEKLRGLEAEEVLPSGLPSTFIRFVHHSYAQMVRVLKRTAARCTHVAKTYSIGRSFDGKDLLVIEFSSRPGQHELMEPEVKLIGNIHGNEVAGREMLIYLAQYLCSEYLLGNPRIQRLINTTRIHLLPSMNPDGYEVAAAEGAGYNGWTSGRQNAQNLDLNRNFPDLTSEYYQLAEARGARTDHIPIPQHYWWGKVAPETKAIMKWMRTIPFVLSASLHGGDLVVSYPFDFSKHPEEEKMFSPTPDEKMFKVLARAYADVHPMMMDKSEHRCGGNFLKRGSIINGADWYSFTGGMSDFNYLYTNCFEITVELGCVKFPPEEALYTLWQHNKEPLLNFMETVHRGIKGVVMDKFGKPVKNARISVKGIRHDVTTAPDGDYWRLLPPGSHIVIAQAPGYSKVIKRVTIPARMKRAGRVDFILQPLGMGPKKSLQGLRRTGPGPHDPLGGGSPRGAPTEPDLDPLGARRQPSASGSKPWWWSYFTSLSPHRPRWLLKY; this is encoded by the exons ATGCCGGCCTCGGccccgctgctgctgctgctctccgCGCTGGCCGCCCTGGCCGCCCTGGCCGCTGCCGCCCGGGGATGCGCGCCTGCCCGGGACCGGGCCTGGGACCCCGCCG GTGAATGCCACAGGCCGCCAGCTGCACATAGCG CCACCTGCGTGGACCTGCAGCTCAGGACCTGCAGCGATGCGGCCTACAACCACACCACCTTCCCCACCCCGCTGGAGCACCGGTCACGGGAGGCCGTGGAGGCCAGCTCCGAATACATCCTGCTGAGCGTCCTGCATCACCTCCTGGAGGGCCAGTGCAACCCGGACCTGCGGCTGCTGGGCTGCGCCGTGCTGGCCCCCCGGTGCGAGGGCAGCCAGGCGCTCAGGCCGTGCCGGCATGTCTGTGAGGGCCTGCGTGAAGCCTGCCAGCCTGCCTTTGATGCCATCGACATGGCCTGGCCCTACTTCCTCGACTGCTACCGCTACTTTGCAAGTGAGGGGGAAGTCTGCTATGACCCACTGGAGAAGCTTCGGG GTCTGGAGGCCGAGGAGGTGCTGCCCTCAGGGCTGCCATCAACCTTCATACGCTTTGTCCACCACTCCTACGCCCAGATGGTGCGTGTGCTGAAGAGGACGGCTGCCCGCTGCACCCACGTGGCCAAGACCTACAGCATTGGGCGCAGCTTTGACGGCAAGGACCTCCTCGTCATTGAGTTCTCCAGCCGCCCAGGCCAGCATGAGCTGA TGGAGCCTGAGGTGAAGCTCATTGGCAACATCCATGGCAATGAAGTGGCGGGGCGGGAGATGCTCATTTACCTGGCCCAGTACCTGTGCTCTGAGTACCTGCTGGGTAACCCCCGGATCCAGCGCCTGATCAACACCACCCGCATCCACCTGTTGCCGTCCATGAACCCTGATGGCTATGAGGTGGcagctgccgaa ggtgctggctacaacGGGTGGACAAGCGGGAGGCAGAACGCACAGAACCTGGACCTGAACCGCAACTTCCCGGATCTGACATCCGAGTACTACCAGCTGGCTGAGGCCCGGGGCGCGCGCACCGACCACATCCCCATCCCGCAGCACTACTGGTGGGGTAAG GTGGCCCCTGAGACCAAGGCAATAATGAAGTGGATGCGGACCATCCCCTTTGTGCTCTCGGCCAGCCTTCACGGGGGGGACCTTGTGGTGTCCTATCCTTTCGACTTCTCCAAGCACCCCGAAGAGGAGAAGATGTTTTCTCCCACACCCGACGAGAAG ATGTTCAAAGTGCTGGCCAGAGCCTATGCGGACGTCCACCCCATGATGATGGACAAGTCGGAGCACAGGTGTGGGGGCAACTTCCTGAAGAGGGGCAGCATCATCAACGGGGCAGACTGGTACAGCTTCACGGGAG GCATGTCCGACTTTAACTACCTGTATACGAACTGCTTTGAGATCACCGTGGAGCTGGGCTGTGTGAAGTTCCCCCCCGAGGAGGCCCTCTACACGCTCTGGCAGCACAACAAGGAGCCGCTCCTGAACTTCATGGAGACA GTGCATCGGGGCATCAAAGGAGTGGTGATGGACAAGTTTGGCAAGCCAGTCAAAAATGCCCGGATCTCAGTGAAAGGCATCCGGCATGATGTCACCACAG CCCCAGATGGTGACTATTGGAGGCTGCTGCCCCCAGGGTCCCACATTGTCATTGCCCAAGCTCCTGGCTACTCCAAGGTCATCAAGAGAGTCACCATCCCTGCCCGGATGAAGAGGGCTGGCCGAGTGGACTTCATTCTGCAGCCTCTGGGGATGGGACCCAAGAAGTCCCTTCAGGGGCTGCGGAGGACTGGGCCTGGGCCCCATGACCCACTGGGAGGTGGCAGCCCTCGGGGGGCACCCACAGAGCCAGACCTCGATCCCCTGGGGGCACGCAGGCAGCCTTCGGCCAGCGGGAGCAAGCCCTGGTGGTGGTCCTATTTCACCTCGCTGAGCCCCCACAGGCCGCGCTGGTTGCTCAAGTACTAG
- the CPZ gene encoding carboxypeptidase Z isoform X3: MAWPYFLDCYRYFASEGEVCYDPLEKLRAGLEAEEVLPSGLPSTFIRFVHHSYAQMVRVLKRTAARCTHVAKTYSIGRSFDGKDLLVIEFSSRPGQHELMEPEVKLIGNIHGNEVAGREMLIYLAQYLCSEYLLGNPRIQRLINTTRIHLLPSMNPDGYEVAAAEGAGYNGWTSGRQNAQNLDLNRNFPDLTSEYYQLAEARGARTDHIPIPQHYWWGKVAPETKAIMKWMRTIPFVLSASLHGGDLVVSYPFDFSKHPEEEKMFSPTPDEKMFKVLARAYADVHPMMMDKSEHRCGGNFLKRGSIINGADWYSFTGGMSDFNYLYTNCFEITVELGCVKFPPEEALYTLWQHNKEPLLNFMETVHRGIKGVVMDKFGKPVKNARISVKGIRHDVTTAPDGDYWRLLPPGSHIVIAQAPGYSKVIKRVTIPARMKRAGRVDFILQPLGMGPKKSLQGLRRTGPGPHDPLGGGSPRGAPTEPDLDPLGARRQPSASGSKPWWWSYFTSLSPHRPRWLLKY, encoded by the exons ATGGCCTGGCCCTACTTCCTCGACTGCTACCGCTACTTTGCAAGTGAGGGGGAAGTCTGCTATGACCCACTGGAGAAGCTTCGGG CAGGTCTGGAGGCCGAGGAGGTGCTGCCCTCAGGGCTGCCATCAACCTTCATACGCTTTGTCCACCACTCCTACGCCCAGATGGTGCGTGTGCTGAAGAGGACGGCTGCCCGCTGCACCCACGTGGCCAAGACCTACAGCATTGGGCGCAGCTTTGACGGCAAGGACCTCCTCGTCATTGAGTTCTCCAGCCGCCCAGGCCAGCATGAGCTGA TGGAGCCTGAGGTGAAGCTCATTGGCAACATCCATGGCAATGAAGTGGCGGGGCGGGAGATGCTCATTTACCTGGCCCAGTACCTGTGCTCTGAGTACCTGCTGGGTAACCCCCGGATCCAGCGCCTGATCAACACCACCCGCATCCACCTGTTGCCGTCCATGAACCCTGATGGCTATGAGGTGGcagctgccgaa ggtgctggctacaacGGGTGGACAAGCGGGAGGCAGAACGCACAGAACCTGGACCTGAACCGCAACTTCCCGGATCTGACATCCGAGTACTACCAGCTGGCTGAGGCCCGGGGCGCGCGCACCGACCACATCCCCATCCCGCAGCACTACTGGTGGGGTAAG GTGGCCCCTGAGACCAAGGCAATAATGAAGTGGATGCGGACCATCCCCTTTGTGCTCTCGGCCAGCCTTCACGGGGGGGACCTTGTGGTGTCCTATCCTTTCGACTTCTCCAAGCACCCCGAAGAGGAGAAGATGTTTTCTCCCACACCCGACGAGAAG ATGTTCAAAGTGCTGGCCAGAGCCTATGCGGACGTCCACCCCATGATGATGGACAAGTCGGAGCACAGGTGTGGGGGCAACTTCCTGAAGAGGGGCAGCATCATCAACGGGGCAGACTGGTACAGCTTCACGGGAG GCATGTCCGACTTTAACTACCTGTATACGAACTGCTTTGAGATCACCGTGGAGCTGGGCTGTGTGAAGTTCCCCCCCGAGGAGGCCCTCTACACGCTCTGGCAGCACAACAAGGAGCCGCTCCTGAACTTCATGGAGACA GTGCATCGGGGCATCAAAGGAGTGGTGATGGACAAGTTTGGCAAGCCAGTCAAAAATGCCCGGATCTCAGTGAAAGGCATCCGGCATGATGTCACCACAG CCCCAGATGGTGACTATTGGAGGCTGCTGCCCCCAGGGTCCCACATTGTCATTGCCCAAGCTCCTGGCTACTCCAAGGTCATCAAGAGAGTCACCATCCCTGCCCGGATGAAGAGGGCTGGCCGAGTGGACTTCATTCTGCAGCCTCTGGGGATGGGACCCAAGAAGTCCCTTCAGGGGCTGCGGAGGACTGGGCCTGGGCCCCATGACCCACTGGGAGGTGGCAGCCCTCGGGGGGCACCCACAGAGCCAGACCTCGATCCCCTGGGGGCACGCAGGCAGCCTTCGGCCAGCGGGAGCAAGCCCTGGTGGTGGTCCTATTTCACCTCGCTGAGCCCCCACAGGCCGCGCTGGTTGCTCAAGTACTAG